One region of Arvicola amphibius chromosome 3, mArvAmp1.2, whole genome shotgun sequence genomic DNA includes:
- the Fut4 gene encoding alpha-(1,3)-fucosyltransferase 4, translating to MARAGRELQYESRCRPSRSVDAWRTEAAAPGLCMGTPGARRRARRGGWGLPLSSSALAATGLLCTALTACICWGQLPQLPWASPAPPRPVSVLLWWEPFAGRGGYSRPPPDCSLRFNISGCRLLTDRAAYGEAQAVLFHHRDLVKGLPDWPPPWGAQVRTDQTLELGVFDDHEGAAMLAGEAMETAGSRPPGQRWVWMNFESPSHSPGLRGLAKNLFNWTLSYRADSDVFVPYGFLYPRSHPTDQPPGLAPPLARKRGLVAWVVSHWDERHARVRYYHQLSRHVPVDVFGRAGPGQPVPASGLLHTVARYKFYLAFENSQHVDYITEKLWRNAFLAGAVPVVLGPDRANYERFVPRGAFIHVDDFPNAASLAAYLLFLDRNVAVYRRYFHWRRSYAVHITSFWDEPWCRTCQAVQTSGDQPKSIRNLAGWFER from the coding sequence ATGGCCCGGGCCGGTCGCGAGCTGCAGTATGAGAGCCGGTGCCGCCCCTCGCGGTCGGTGGACGCGTGGCGAACCGAGGCGGCGGCTCCTGGGCTCTGCATGGGGACACCAGGGGCCCGGCGACGCGCACGGCGCGGAGGCTGGGGATTACCCCTGAGCTCCTCTGCGCTGGCGGCAACAGGGCTGCTGTGCACCGCGTTGACCGCCTGCATCTGCTGGGGACAGCTGCCACAGCTGCCCTGGGCGTCCCCAGCCCCGCCGCGCCCAGTTAGCGTGCTGCTCTGGTGGGAACCTTTTGCGGGGCGCGGCGGTTACTCCAGGCCTCCCCCTGATTGCAGCCTGCGCTTCAACATCAGCGGCTGCCGCTTGCTCACCGACCGCGCGGCCTACGGGGAAGCTCAAGCAGTGCTGTTCCACCACAGGGATCTGGTGAAGGGACTCCCCGACTGGCCCCCTCCCTGGGGCGCCCAAGTGCGCACGGACCAGACTCTGGAGCTAGGCGTATTCGACGACCATGAGGGAGCGGCGATGCTAGCAGGCGAAGCCATGGAGACTGCAGGCTCTAGACCTCCAGGTCAGCGCTGGGTGTGGATGAACTTCGAATCACCCTCCCATTCCCCTGGGCTGCGAGGCTTGGCTAAGAACCTTTTCAATTGGACTTTGTCCTACCGGGCCGATTCGGATGTCTTCGTGCCCTACGGCTTCCTCTACCCCAGAAGTCACCCAACTGAccagccaccaggcctggcccCCCCGCTGGCCCGCAAGCGGGGCCTGGTGGCctgggttgtgagccactgggATGAACGCCATGCACGGGTCCGTTATTACCATCAGCTGAGCCGGCATGTGCCTGTGGACGTGTTTGGTCGGGCGGGACCCGGACAGCCAGTGCCAGCTAGCGGACTGCTGCACACTGTGGCCCGCTACAAGTTTTACCTGGCCTTTGAGAACTCGCAGCACGTGGATTACATCACTGAGAAGCTGTGGCGGAATGCCTTCCTGGCCGGGGCCGTGCCAGTGGTGCTAGGTCCTGACCGTGCCAACTATGAGCGCTTTGTGCCTCGTGGTGCCTTCATCCACGTGGATGATTTCCCTAATGCTGCCTCCCTGGCAGCCTACCTGCTCTTTCTTGACCGAAACGTGGCTGTCTATCGCCGCTACTTCCACTGGCGCCGGAGCTATGCTGTGCACATTACCTCCTTCTGGGATGAGCCCTGGTGCCGGACATGCCAAGCTGTGCAGACCTCTGGGGACCAGCCCAAGAGTATCCGCAACTTGGCAGGCTGGTTTGAGCGGTGA